The proteins below come from a single Argentina anserina chromosome 1, drPotAnse1.1, whole genome shotgun sequence genomic window:
- the LOC126799876 gene encoding phosphatidylinositol/phosphatidylcholine transfer protein SFH12-like isoform X1, protein MSGPHFTKQACDVEITEEERKTRIGSLKRKALTASARFRNSLTRKHRRSQSRVLSVEIDDVHDIEEMKTVDSLRQALISEELLPTKHDDYHKMLRFLKARKFDIQKTKQMWSDMLQWRKTFGADTILEEFEFKELDEVVKYYPQGHHGVDKDGRPVYIERIGQVDANKLMETTTIDRYVRYHVREFERTFDAKFPACSIAAKKHIDQSTTILDVQGVGLKSFNKAARDLITRLQTIDGNNYPETLNRMFIINAGSGFRMLWSTVKSFIDPKTTEKINVLGNNYQSKLLEIIDASELPEFLGGACTCADQGDCLRSDKGPWKDQLIMTMVQNGVHKCTKKPPVQTSEMKTVSEGREAADVQPLSPGPSRFHRESSMTKSIQGPFNYPPTAASSWQTAVNNGKAGGYYDTPITPRVYDGFGSQVLAGIVAFIMGIVAMVKLTHNMPKRLTDSTFYSSTVYGDDAVFRRQPSCSSIVSSELMSVMKRMAELEERVKPSSKPHEKEELLNEAMSRVDALEHELNATKMALHESLARQDEILAPRKNKKNKRKKMMKFMCYHG, encoded by the exons ATGTCTGGACCTCATTTCACAAAGCAAG CTTGTGATGTCGAAATCAccgaagaagagagaaagacgAGGATTGGGTCATTGAAGAGGAAGGCATTGACTGCTTCTGCCAGGTTCAGAAACTCTTTGACAAGAAAGCATAGGAGAAGCCAGAGTAGAGTCTTGTCTGTAGAAATCGACGATGTGCATGACATTGAGGAGATGAAGACTGTTGATTCGCTTCGTCAGGCACTTATATCGGAAGAGCTTCTTCCTACCAAGCACGATGATTATCATAAGATGCTGAG ATTCTTGAAGGCCAGGAAATTTGATATACAGAAAACCAAGCAAATGTGGTCCGACATGCTTCAGTGGAGGAAGACATTTGGTGCTGACACAATACTGGAG GAATTTGAGTTCAAGGAACTCGATGAAGTCGTGAAATACTATCCTCAAGGACACCATGGAGTTGACAAGGATGGACGGCCTGTTTATATTGAGAGAATAGGCCAAGTAGATGCAAACAAGCTGATGGAAACCACAACAATAGATCGCTACGTGAGATACCATGTCCGCGAGTTTGAAAGGACATTTGATGCTAAATTCCCGGCTTGTTCAATAGCAGCAAAGAAGCACATTGATCAAAGTACAACTATTTTGGATGTGCAAGGAGTG ggacttaaaagtttcaataaAGCTGCCAGGGACCTTATTACTCGCCTTCAGACGATTGATGGCAACAACTATCCTGag ACCTTGAATCGTATGTTTATCATCAATGCTGGTTCTGGTTTTAGAATGTTGTGGAGCACTGTGAAGTCCTTCATTGATCCAAAGACAACTGAAAAGATAAAT GTCCTTGGTAACAACTATCAGAGCAAGTTACTTGAGATAATTGATGCTAG TGAGTTGCCAGAATTTTTAGGAGGTGCATGTACTTGTGCTGATCAAGGAGACTGTTTACGTTCTGATAAGGGCCCTTGGAAGGACCAATTGATAATGACG ATGGTCCAGAATGGTGTTCATAAATGTACAAAGAAACCTCCTGTTCAAACAAGTGAAATGAAGACGGTATCAGAG GGACGTGAAGCAGCTGATGTGCAACCTTTGTCTCCTGGACCTTCTCGTTTTCACAGAGAA TCTTCCATGACTAAAAGTATCCAAGGGCCTTTCAACTATCCCCCAACTGCGGCTTCATCATGGCAAACAGCGGTTAATAATGGCAAAG CAGGAGGTTATTATGATACTCCCATTACTCCCAGAGTTTATGATGGGTTCGGCTCTCAGGTTCTTGCTGGTATTGTGGCATTTATCATGGGGATTGTTGCGATGGTCAAATTAACCCACAACATGCCAAAGAGACTCACAGATTCCACCTTTTACTCAAGCACTGTATATGGTGATGATGCCGTGTTCAGACGCCAGCCTTCATGCTCTAGCATCGTCAGTTCAGAACTCATGTCTGTCATGAAACGTATGGCTGAATTGGAAGAGAGAGTTAAACCATCTTCCAAACCACATGAGAAGGAGGAACTGCTGAATGAAGCTATGAGCAGAGTCGATGCCTTGGAGCATGAACTTAATGCAACAAAGATG GCTCTCCATGAGTCGCTTGCGCGACAAGACGAGATTTTGGCACCtaggaagaacaagaagaacaagaggaagaaaatgatgaaattCATGTGCTATCATGGTTAA
- the LOC126800083 gene encoding thioredoxin domain-containing protein PLP3A-like, which produces MDPDAVKSTLQNLAFGNVMAAAARNYQKELLSGDKAPASSSADQEVDLDELMDDPELEKLHADRIAALKREAEKREALKRQGHGEYREITEGDFLGEVTGSEKVVCHFYHREFYRCKIMDKHLKTLALKHDDTKFVRLDAENAPFFVTKLGVKTLPCVIIFRKGVAVDRLIGFIDMGGKDDFSTRALEVVLIKKGIISEKEEEDEDDDYLEGGRRTVRSSLNHDSDSD; this is translated from the exons ATGGATCCAGATGCAGTCAAATCCACCCTCCAAAACCTTGCATTCGGAAATGTGATGGCAGCAGCCGCCCGCAATTACCAGAAGGAGCTTCTCTCCGGCGATAAAGCTCCGGCCAGCAGCTCCGCCGACCAGGAGGTCGACCTTGATGAGCTCATGGAT GATCCTGAGCTGGAAAAATTGCACGCAGATCGAATTGCAGCGCTAAAG AGAGAAGCTGAGAAGAGGGaagcattgaagaggcaaGGACATGGGGAGTATAGGGAAATTACTGAGGGGGATTTCTTGGGGGAAGTTACTGGGAGTGAAAAGGTTGTGTGCCACTTTTACCATAGAGAGTTTTATAGATGCAA GATAATGGATAAGCATTTGAAGACCCTTGCGTTGAAGCATGATGATACCAAGTTCGTCAGGCTGGATGCCGAG AATGCGCCCTTCTTTGTCACCAAACTGGGAGTCAAAACTCTGCCCTGTGTCATAATATTCAG AAAAGGAGTTGCTGTGGATAGGCTGATTGGATTCATTGATATGGGTGGAAAAGATGATTTCAGCACAAGGGCACTTGAGGTTGTCCTAATCAAGAAAG GTATAATTAgtgagaaggaagaagaagacgaagatgaTGATTATCTTGAAGGTGGTCGCAGGACAGTGAGATCCTCTCTAAATCATGATTCTGATTCAGACTGA
- the LOC126799876 gene encoding phosphatidylinositol/phosphatidylcholine transfer protein SFH12-like isoform X2 yields MSGPHFTKQACDVEITEEERKTRIGSLKRKALTASARFRNSLTRKHRRSQSRVLSVEIDDVHDIEEMKTVDSLRQALISEELLPTKHDDYHKMLRFLKARKFDIQKTKQMWSDMLQWRKTFGADTILEEFEFKELDEVVKYYPQGHHGVDKDGRPVYIERIGQVDANKLMETTTIDRYVRYHVREFERTFDAKFPACSIAAKKHIDQSTTILDVQGVGLKSFNKAARDLITRLQTIDGNNYPETLNRMFIINAGSGFRMLWSTVKSFIDPKTTEKINVLGNNYQSKLLEIIDASELPEFLGGACTCADQGDCLRSDKGPWKDQLIMTMVQNGVHKCTKKPPVQTSEMKTVSEGREAADVQPLSPGPSRFHRESSMTKSIQGPFNYPPTAASSWQTAVNNGKGGYYDTPITPRVYDGFGSQVLAGIVAFIMGIVAMVKLTHNMPKRLTDSTFYSSTVYGDDAVFRRQPSCSSIVSSELMSVMKRMAELEERVKPSSKPHEKEELLNEAMSRVDALEHELNATKMALHESLARQDEILAPRKNKKNKRKKMMKFMCYHG; encoded by the exons ATGTCTGGACCTCATTTCACAAAGCAAG CTTGTGATGTCGAAATCAccgaagaagagagaaagacgAGGATTGGGTCATTGAAGAGGAAGGCATTGACTGCTTCTGCCAGGTTCAGAAACTCTTTGACAAGAAAGCATAGGAGAAGCCAGAGTAGAGTCTTGTCTGTAGAAATCGACGATGTGCATGACATTGAGGAGATGAAGACTGTTGATTCGCTTCGTCAGGCACTTATATCGGAAGAGCTTCTTCCTACCAAGCACGATGATTATCATAAGATGCTGAG ATTCTTGAAGGCCAGGAAATTTGATATACAGAAAACCAAGCAAATGTGGTCCGACATGCTTCAGTGGAGGAAGACATTTGGTGCTGACACAATACTGGAG GAATTTGAGTTCAAGGAACTCGATGAAGTCGTGAAATACTATCCTCAAGGACACCATGGAGTTGACAAGGATGGACGGCCTGTTTATATTGAGAGAATAGGCCAAGTAGATGCAAACAAGCTGATGGAAACCACAACAATAGATCGCTACGTGAGATACCATGTCCGCGAGTTTGAAAGGACATTTGATGCTAAATTCCCGGCTTGTTCAATAGCAGCAAAGAAGCACATTGATCAAAGTACAACTATTTTGGATGTGCAAGGAGTG ggacttaaaagtttcaataaAGCTGCCAGGGACCTTATTACTCGCCTTCAGACGATTGATGGCAACAACTATCCTGag ACCTTGAATCGTATGTTTATCATCAATGCTGGTTCTGGTTTTAGAATGTTGTGGAGCACTGTGAAGTCCTTCATTGATCCAAAGACAACTGAAAAGATAAAT GTCCTTGGTAACAACTATCAGAGCAAGTTACTTGAGATAATTGATGCTAG TGAGTTGCCAGAATTTTTAGGAGGTGCATGTACTTGTGCTGATCAAGGAGACTGTTTACGTTCTGATAAGGGCCCTTGGAAGGACCAATTGATAATGACG ATGGTCCAGAATGGTGTTCATAAATGTACAAAGAAACCTCCTGTTCAAACAAGTGAAATGAAGACGGTATCAGAG GGACGTGAAGCAGCTGATGTGCAACCTTTGTCTCCTGGACCTTCTCGTTTTCACAGAGAA TCTTCCATGACTAAAAGTATCCAAGGGCCTTTCAACTATCCCCCAACTGCGGCTTCATCATGGCAAACAGCGGTTAATAATGGCAAAG GAGGTTATTATGATACTCCCATTACTCCCAGAGTTTATGATGGGTTCGGCTCTCAGGTTCTTGCTGGTATTGTGGCATTTATCATGGGGATTGTTGCGATGGTCAAATTAACCCACAACATGCCAAAGAGACTCACAGATTCCACCTTTTACTCAAGCACTGTATATGGTGATGATGCCGTGTTCAGACGCCAGCCTTCATGCTCTAGCATCGTCAGTTCAGAACTCATGTCTGTCATGAAACGTATGGCTGAATTGGAAGAGAGAGTTAAACCATCTTCCAAACCACATGAGAAGGAGGAACTGCTGAATGAAGCTATGAGCAGAGTCGATGCCTTGGAGCATGAACTTAATGCAACAAAGATG GCTCTCCATGAGTCGCTTGCGCGACAAGACGAGATTTTGGCACCtaggaagaacaagaagaacaagaggaagaaaatgatgaaattCATGTGCTATCATGGTTAA
- the LOC126799992 gene encoding mitogen-activated protein kinase 7, whose amino-acid sequence MATLVEPPNGIGQRGKQYYSMWQTLFEVDSKYVPIKPIGRGAYGVVCSSINRETNEKVAIKKINNVFESRIDALRTLRELKLLRNIHHENVIALKDVMMPIHRTSFKDVYFVYELMDTDLHQIIKSSQPLSTDHCKYFLFQLLRGLKYLHSANILHRDLKPGNLLINANCDLKICDFGLARTSRGTDQFMTEYVVTRWYRAPELLLCCDNYGTSIDVWSVGCIFAEILGRKPIFPGTECLNQLKLIINVLGSQQEADIAFIDNPKARKFIKSLPYSRGTHFSRLYPQADPLAIDLLQRMLVFDPTKRITVSEALQHPYMSGLYDPRSNPLAHIPINLDIDESLGEHMIREMMWNEMLHYHPEAASSNPFA is encoded by the exons ATGGCAACTTTAGTTGAGCCTCCGAATGGAATCGGGCAACGGGGGAAGCAGTACTACTCAATGTGGCAAACGTTGTTCGAGGTTGATTCCAAGTATGTTCCGATCAAACCCATAGGGAGAGGAGCATACGGTGTTGTCTGCTCCTCCATCAATAGGGAAACGAATGAGAAAGTTGCAATCAAAAAGATCAATAATGTGTTCGAGAGCCGCATTGATGCATTGAGGACACTGAGGGAGTTGAAGCTCCTTAGAAATATCCATCACGAGAATGTGATTGCTTTGAAGGATGTTATGATGCCTATTCACAGGACAAGTTTCAAGGACGTGTATTTTGTGTATGAGCTCATGGATACTGATCTTCACCAAATTATAAAGTCTTCACAGCCACTTTCAACAGACCATTGCAAGTACTTTCTATTTCAG CTGCTTAGAGGGCTCAAGTATCTACATTCAGCAAACATTCTTCACCGAGACTTGAAGCCTGGGAACCTGCTCATCAATGCTAACTGTGACCTGAAGATATGTGATTTTGGTTTGGCCCGTACCAGTAGAGGTACTGACCAGTTCATGACAGAGTACGTTGTCACTCGCTGGTATCGTGCACCGGAGCTGCTATTGTGCTGTGACAATTACGGAACATCCATTGACGTCTGGTCTGTAGGATGTATCTTTGCTGAGATTCTTGGCCGAAAACCAATCTTTCCCGGAACAGAATGCCTCAACCAACTAAAACTAATTATCAATGTCCTTGGTAGCCAGCAGGAAGCTGATATTGCGTTCATTGACAATCCGAAAGCCAGGAAGTTCATCAAATCACTACCATATTCGAGAGGAACACATTTTTCCCGTCTGTACCCCCAAGCCGATCCTTTGGCTATAGACTTGTTACAGAGGATGCTTGTGTTTGATCCAACTAAGAGAATCACTGTCTCAGAAGCACTCCAACATCCTTACATGTCAGGGCTATATGATCCCAGAAGCAATCCGCTTGCTCATATTCCAATCAACCTTGATATAGATGAGAGTTTAGGGGAACATATGATTCGGGAGATGATGTGGAACGAGATGCTTCACTACCATCCAGAAGCTGCTTCTTCCAACCCTTTTGCCTAG